From a region of the Bradyrhizobium diazoefficiens genome:
- a CDS encoding peptidoglycan -binding protein — protein MALARGRRSEGAFNYWPGFVDALSTLVLSVVFLLSVFLVVQFFLSQEVTGKDKALEQLNAKIAQLSELLSLEKLGKLSLDDEVSQLKAGLASAESERDRIKGLYNGLAAAGNDAQGKAAELGKALDSEKAVSARALAQIEVLNQQISALRRQLAALEEALDASEKRDKESQNRIADLGSRLNVALAQRVQELSRYRSEFFGRLRSILGNRPDIRIVGDRFVFQSEVFFDTGQASLLPEGRTELDKLATALIDLDKKIPSEIPWVLRVDGHTDVRPVNGPNFKSNWDLSAARAISVVQYLISLGVPAQRLVAAGFGEFQPLDPGNTEEAYKRNRRIELKLTER, from the coding sequence ATGGCTCTAGCGCGCGGCCGCCGCAGCGAAGGCGCCTTCAACTACTGGCCCGGCTTCGTCGACGCGCTGTCGACGCTGGTGCTGTCGGTCGTGTTCCTGCTGTCGGTGTTCCTGGTGGTGCAGTTCTTCCTATCGCAGGAGGTCACCGGCAAGGACAAGGCGCTGGAGCAGCTCAACGCCAAGATCGCGCAGCTCAGCGAACTCTTGTCGCTGGAGAAGCTCGGCAAGCTCTCGCTCGACGATGAGGTCTCGCAACTGAAGGCCGGCCTCGCCTCGGCCGAGTCTGAGCGCGACCGCATCAAGGGCCTCTACAACGGCTTGGCTGCCGCCGGCAACGACGCCCAAGGCAAGGCCGCCGAGCTCGGCAAGGCGCTGGATTCGGAGAAGGCGGTCTCGGCGCGGGCGCTGGCCCAGATCGAGGTGCTGAACCAGCAGATCAGCGCGCTCAGGCGGCAATTGGCGGCGCTGGAAGAGGCGCTCGACGCGAGCGAGAAGCGCGATAAGGAATCGCAGAACCGCATTGCCGATCTCGGCTCCCGCCTGAACGTGGCGCTGGCGCAGCGCGTGCAGGAATTGTCGCGCTACCGATCGGAATTCTTCGGCCGCCTGCGCAGCATCCTCGGCAACCGGCCCGACATCCGCATCGTCGGCGACCGCTTCGTGTTCCAGTCCGAAGTGTTCTTCGACACCGGACAGGCGAGTCTCCTGCCCGAGGGCCGCACCGAGCTCGACAAATTGGCAACCGCGCTGATCGACCTCGACAAGAAGATCCCGAGCGAGATCCCCTGGGTGCTGCGCGTCGACGGCCATACCGATGTGCGCCCGGTCAACGGTCCGAACTTCAAGTCGAACTGGGACCTGTCCGCGGCACGTGCGATCTCGGTGGTGCAATATCTGATCTCGCTCGGCGTGCCCGCCCAGCGCCTCGTTGCGGCCGGCTTCGGCGAATTCCAGCCGCTCGATCCCGGCAACACCGAGGAAGCCTACAAGCGCAACCGCCGCATCGAGCTGAAGTTGACGGAGCGGTAG
- a CDS encoding multidrug efflux RND transporter permease subunit, which produces MASFFIDRPIFAWVVALFICLIGAIAVPLLPIAQYPIIAPPSISISTSYPGASPENLYNSVTRLIEEELNGASGILNFESTSDSLGQVEIIANFVPGTDTNDASVEVQNRIKRVEARLPRAVMQQGILVEEASSAVLQIITLSSTDGSLDEVGLGDFMIRNVLGEIRRIPGVGRATLYSTERSLRIWVDPAKLVGYGLTADDVNKAIAAQNAQVASGSIGAEPSTSSQRTSALVLVKGQLSSPDEFGAIILRANADGSTVRLRDVARIEVGGLSYQFNTRLNGKPTAGLSVLMSPTGNALATASAVEAKMKELSRFFPANITYEIPYNITPVVEASIEKVLSTLVEAVVLVFVVMFLFLQNIRYTIIPTIVVPVALLGACTTLLLAGYSINMLSMFGMVLAVGILVDDAIVVVENVERIMAEEGLPPKEATRKAMSQISGAIIGITLVLMAVFVPMAFFPGSVGIIYRQFSVTMVAAIGFSAFLALSLTPALCATLLKPVAAGHGHAKRGVFGWFNRVLEGGKQGYSRTVGFSLKRTGRLMLVYVALLVGLSWAFVNLPGGFLPVDDQGFVTTDVQTPSDSSYARTEAVIEKVEKYLAGRPGVKDVTFLTGFSFSGQGMNTAQAFITLKDWSERGPKDSAAAIVNDINRDLSSIRDAKIAALQPPPIDNLGNSSGFSFRLQDRGQKGYSALMRAADQLIAEANASPVLQKVYIEGLPEAGVVNLVIDREKAGAFGVTFEDINNTISTNLGSNYINDFPNRGRMQRVVVQAEAHDRMRTEDILNYNVKNSRGQLVPFSSFATVEWGRGPTQIAGFNYYPAVRISGEARPGFTSGDAIAEMERLAGRLPRGFGYDWTGQSLQEKLSGSQAPFLLALSVFVVFLCLAALYESWTIPLAVLLTVPLGIVGAVIAAMLRGLPNDVYFTVGLITIIGLAAKDAILIIEFAKDLRKEGKPLVEATIEACRLRFRPILMTGLAFICGVLPMAIAHGAGGASQQALGSIVMGGMIAVVILALLMVPVFFVSVQRVLAGDREKAVAKEGEAYGPPAPVNAGP; this is translated from the coding sequence ATGGCGAGCTTCTTTATCGACAGGCCGATTTTCGCCTGGGTCGTCGCGCTGTTCATCTGCTTGATCGGCGCGATTGCCGTGCCGTTGCTGCCGATCGCGCAATATCCGATCATCGCGCCGCCTTCGATCTCGATCTCGACCAGCTATCCCGGCGCCTCGCCCGAAAATCTCTACAACAGCGTGACGAGGCTGATCGAGGAGGAGCTCAACGGCGCCTCCGGCATCCTCAATTTCGAATCGACCAGCGATTCGCTCGGCCAGGTCGAGATCATCGCCAATTTCGTGCCCGGCACCGATACCAACGACGCCTCGGTGGAGGTCCAGAACCGCATCAAGCGCGTCGAGGCGCGCCTGCCCCGCGCGGTGATGCAGCAGGGCATCCTGGTCGAGGAAGCCTCCAGCGCGGTGCTTCAGATCATCACGCTGAGCTCGACCGACGGCAGCCTGGATGAGGTCGGTCTCGGCGACTTCATGATCCGCAACGTGCTGGGCGAGATCCGCCGCATTCCCGGCGTCGGCCGCGCCACGCTCTATTCGACCGAGCGCTCGCTTCGTATCTGGGTCGATCCGGCCAAGCTCGTCGGCTACGGGCTCACCGCGGACGACGTCAACAAGGCCATTGCCGCGCAGAACGCGCAGGTCGCCTCGGGCAGCATCGGGGCCGAGCCGTCGACGTCGAGCCAGCGCACTTCCGCGCTGGTGCTGGTCAAGGGCCAGCTCTCCTCGCCGGATGAATTCGGCGCCATCATCCTGCGGGCCAATGCCGACGGTTCCACCGTGCGCCTGCGCGACGTCGCGCGCATCGAGGTCGGTGGCCTCAGCTACCAGTTCAACACGCGATTGAACGGCAAGCCGACCGCCGGCCTTTCGGTGTTGATGTCGCCGACCGGCAACGCGCTGGCGACCGCGAGCGCGGTCGAAGCGAAGATGAAGGAGCTGTCGCGCTTCTTCCCTGCCAATATCACTTACGAGATCCCCTACAACATCACGCCCGTGGTCGAGGCCTCGATCGAGAAGGTGCTGTCGACGCTGGTCGAAGCGGTGGTGCTGGTGTTCGTGGTGATGTTCCTGTTCCTCCAGAACATCCGCTACACCATCATCCCGACCATCGTGGTGCCGGTGGCGCTTCTGGGCGCCTGCACCACGCTCCTGCTCGCCGGCTACTCCATCAACATGCTCTCGATGTTCGGCATGGTGCTCGCGGTCGGCATCCTCGTCGACGATGCCATCGTCGTGGTCGAGAACGTCGAGCGGATCATGGCCGAGGAAGGCCTGCCGCCGAAGGAGGCGACGCGCAAGGCGATGTCGCAGATATCGGGCGCCATCATCGGAATCACGCTGGTGCTGATGGCGGTGTTCGTGCCGATGGCGTTCTTCCCCGGCTCGGTCGGCATCATCTACCGCCAGTTCTCGGTGACCATGGTCGCCGCGATCGGCTTCTCCGCCTTCCTGGCGCTGTCGCTGACGCCGGCGCTGTGCGCGACCTTGCTCAAGCCCGTCGCGGCCGGCCACGGTCATGCGAAGCGAGGCGTGTTCGGCTGGTTCAACCGCGTGCTCGAAGGCGGCAAGCAAGGCTATTCGCGCACCGTCGGCTTCTCGCTGAAGCGCACCGGCCGCCTGATGCTGGTCTATGTCGCGCTCCTGGTTGGTCTGTCCTGGGCTTTCGTCAATCTCCCGGGCGGCTTCCTGCCCGTCGACGACCAGGGCTTCGTCACCACCGACGTGCAGACGCCGTCGGATTCGTCCTACGCCCGCACCGAGGCCGTGATCGAGAAGGTCGAGAAATATCTCGCCGGACGTCCCGGCGTGAAGGATGTCACCTTCCTCACCGGCTTCAGCTTCTCCGGTCAGGGTATGAACACCGCGCAGGCCTTCATCACGCTGAAGGACTGGTCCGAGCGCGGGCCGAAGGATTCCGCCGCGGCGATCGTCAACGACATCAACCGCGATCTCTCGTCGATCCGCGATGCGAAGATCGCGGCGCTGCAGCCGCCGCCGATCGACAATCTCGGCAACTCCTCGGGCTTCTCGTTCCGCCTCCAGGACCGCGGCCAGAAGGGCTATTCGGCCTTGATGCGCGCCGCCGACCAGTTGATCGCGGAGGCCAATGCCAGCCCCGTGCTTCAGAAGGTGTATATCGAGGGCCTGCCGGAGGCGGGCGTGGTCAATCTCGTCATCGACCGCGAGAAGGCCGGCGCTTTCGGCGTCACCTTCGAGGACATCAACAACACGATCTCGACCAATCTCGGCTCGAACTACATCAACGACTTCCCGAACCGCGGCCGCATGCAGCGCGTCGTGGTGCAGGCGGAGGCGCACGACCGCATGCGGACGGAGGACATTCTCAACTACAACGTCAAGAACAGCCGGGGACAGCTGGTGCCGTTCTCGTCCTTTGCCACGGTCGAATGGGGGCGGGGGCCGACGCAGATCGCCGGCTTCAACTATTATCCCGCGGTGCGCATCTCCGGCGAAGCCAGGCCCGGCTTCACCTCGGGCGATGCGATTGCCGAGATGGAGCGGCTCGCGGGCAGACTGCCGCGCGGCTTCGGCTATGATTGGACCGGGCAGTCGCTCCAGGAGAAACTGTCGGGCTCACAGGCGCCGTTCCTGCTCGCTCTGTCGGTGTTCGTGGTGTTCCTGTGCCTCGCCGCACTCTACGAGAGCTGGACCATTCCGCTCGCGGTGCTGCTCACGGTGCCGCTCGGCATCGTCGGTGCGGTGATTGCGGCGATGCTGCGCGGCCTGCCCAACGACGTCTATTTCACCGTCGGCCTGATCACGATTATCGGCCTTGCGGCGAAGGACGCGATCCTGATCATCGAATTCGCGAAGGACCTGCGCAAGGAAGGCAAGCCGCTGGTGGAAGCCACCATCGAGGCCTGCCGCCTGCGTTTCCGCCCGATTCTGATGACCGGCCTTGCCTTCATCTGCGGCGTGCTGCCGATGGCGATCGCCCACGGCGCCGGCGGCGCCAGCCAGCAAGCGCTCGGCTCCATCGTGATGGGCGGCATGATCGCAGTGGTGATCCTGGCGCTCTTGATGGTGCCGGTGTTCTTCGTCTCGGTGCAGCGCGTGCTGGCGGGCGATCGGGAGAAGGCGGTGGCGAAGGAGGGCGAGGCCTACGGGCCGCCGGCGCCGGTGAACGCGGGCCCCTGA
- a CDS encoding GNAT family N-acetyltransferase has translation MSTIQLRRYRPEDEAASIDLWHRTWQQAYPQIDFAARLAWWRERWRKDLVPKAAIVVAEQDGALTGFVTIDGDGYLDQLVVKPAQWGSDAARLLVDEAKRLSPSGITLLVNKDNARAIRFYERNGFAHAGDDVNPTSGRPVLKMIWRA, from the coding sequence ATGAGCACGATCCAGCTCCGCCGCTATCGGCCCGAGGACGAAGCGGCCTCGATCGACCTCTGGCATCGCACCTGGCAGCAGGCCTATCCGCAGATCGACTTCGCGGCGCGCCTTGCATGGTGGCGCGAGCGCTGGCGCAAGGATCTGGTGCCGAAGGCCGCGATCGTCGTGGCGGAGCAGGACGGCGCGCTGACCGGCTTCGTCACCATCGATGGCGACGGCTATCTCGACCAGCTCGTGGTCAAGCCCGCACAATGGGGCTCGGATGCAGCGCGATTGCTCGTCGATGAGGCCAAGCGCCTGTCGCCCTCAGGCATCACGCTGCTCGTCAACAAGGACAACGCGCGCGCCATCCGCTTCTACGAGCGCAACGGTTTTGCGCATGCCGGCGACGACGTGAACCCGACCTCGGGCCGGCCGGTGCTGAAGATGATTTGGCGGGCGTGA
- a CDS encoding flagellar motor protein MotA: MPSGTSSRSTMDIEYTKLSSPSVFLVRMLVFLVLCALVGVVLYKQIIQAFFANPGLNALIGAVLFIGIVLAFRQVIRLYPEVSWVNNFRIADPGLAPARHPKLLAPMAAILGGERSGRISITQTTMRHLLDSIATRLDEARDISRYMTGLLVFLGLLGTFWGLIETVGSVGKVIDGLKVGGDAGSLFDTLKEGLAAPLGGMGISFSSSLFGLAGSLILGFLDLQSSQAQNRFYTDLEDWLATTVREYGSGEVAVAAGGGVASGELQAAVERLRSVFEEGSASRGTTAAMASLAEAIQALVSHMRTEQQMIREWADGQGEQNREIRRLLERIARQPEKS; this comes from the coding sequence ATGCCGTCAGGCACTTCGTCCCGTTCCACCATGGATATCGAGTATACCAAACTGTCCTCGCCCAGCGTCTTCCTGGTGCGGATGCTGGTCTTCCTGGTGCTATGCGCGCTGGTGGGCGTGGTGCTCTACAAGCAGATCATCCAGGCCTTTTTTGCCAATCCCGGGCTGAATGCCCTGATCGGGGCGGTGCTTTTCATCGGCATCGTGCTGGCCTTCCGCCAGGTCATCCGGCTCTACCCCGAGGTCTCCTGGGTCAACAATTTCCGTATCGCCGATCCCGGCCTGGCGCCGGCCCGGCACCCGAAACTGCTGGCGCCGATGGCGGCGATCCTCGGCGGCGAGCGCTCCGGGCGGATCTCGATCACCCAGACCACCATGCGGCATCTGCTCGATTCGATCGCGACCCGCCTGGATGAAGCCCGCGACATCTCGCGCTACATGACCGGCCTCCTGGTCTTCCTCGGCCTGCTCGGCACCTTCTGGGGCCTGATCGAGACGGTCGGCTCGGTCGGCAAGGTGATCGACGGGCTCAAGGTCGGCGGCGACGCCGGCTCCCTGTTCGACACGCTGAAGGAGGGTCTCGCCGCCCCGCTCGGCGGCATGGGCATCTCGTTCTCGAGTTCGCTGTTCGGCCTCGCTGGCTCGCTGATCCTCGGCTTCCTCGACCTGCAATCGAGCCAGGCCCAGAACCGCTTCTACACCGACCTCGAAGACTGGCTCGCCACCACCGTGCGCGAATATGGCAGCGGCGAGGTGGCCGTTGCGGCAGGCGGCGGGGTCGCCAGCGGTGAACTCCAGGCCGCGGTCGAACGGCTGCGTTCCGTGTTCGAGGAAGGCAGCGCCAGCCGCGGAACCACGGCGGCGATGGCGAGTCTTGCCGAAGCGATCCAGGCACTGGTCTCGCATATGCGCACCGAGCAGCAGATGATCCGCGAATGGGCCGACGGCCAGGGCGAGCAGAACCGCGAGATCCGGCGCCTCTTGGAACGCATCGCCCGCCAGCCAGAGAAGAGTTGA
- a CDS encoding tetratricopeptide repeat protein produces MKLPCITMLATLLLTVPAAAQLQITPPAATPSTAPAKPKPKPHTITKKKEAAPAPKPSASPKPSPSPKPAETVIPAPPTDNSNVDLVFGAYQRGQYKTAFDLATARAQGGDPKAMTMLGELYSNAMGIRRDYAKAAEWYKRAADAGDREAMFALAMLRISGRGGPVDKNEAVKLMASAAKLGEPKAAYNLALLYLDGQTLPQDVKRSAELLRQAADAGLPEAQYALATFYKEGTGVPKDPERAVRLLQAASLANNVDAEVEYAIAMFNGTGTPKNQPAAVALLRKASRQGSAIAQNRLAWVLINGVGAPVDKIEGFKWHLVAKTGGKGDPELDKQLSDLPAEDRAKAEAAAKKWLGTQ; encoded by the coding sequence ATGAAGCTCCCTTGCATCACCATGCTGGCCACGCTGCTGCTCACAGTGCCCGCGGCCGCGCAGCTCCAGATCACCCCGCCGGCGGCAACGCCGAGCACGGCGCCTGCGAAACCGAAGCCCAAGCCGCACACGATCACCAAAAAGAAGGAGGCCGCGCCGGCGCCGAAGCCTTCGGCTTCGCCCAAGCCGTCGCCCTCGCCCAAGCCGGCCGAGACCGTGATCCCCGCGCCGCCGACCGACAATTCGAATGTCGATCTGGTGTTCGGCGCCTATCAGCGCGGCCAATACAAGACGGCGTTCGACCTCGCCACCGCCCGCGCGCAAGGAGGCGATCCCAAGGCGATGACCATGCTTGGCGAGCTCTATTCCAACGCCATGGGCATCCGGCGCGACTACGCCAAGGCGGCCGAATGGTACAAGCGCGCCGCCGATGCTGGCGATCGCGAGGCGATGTTCGCGCTCGCCATGCTGCGCATTTCGGGCCGCGGCGGCCCGGTCGACAAGAACGAAGCGGTGAAGCTGATGGCGTCCGCCGCCAAGCTCGGCGAGCCCAAGGCGGCCTATAACCTCGCTCTGCTCTACCTCGACGGTCAGACCCTGCCGCAGGACGTCAAGCGTTCCGCCGAGCTGTTGCGCCAGGCCGCCGATGCAGGCCTGCCCGAGGCGCAATACGCGCTCGCGACCTTCTACAAGGAAGGCACCGGCGTGCCGAAGGACCCGGAACGCGCGGTGCGGCTGCTTCAGGCTGCCTCGCTCGCCAACAATGTCGACGCCGAGGTCGAATATGCCATCGCCATGTTCAACGGCACCGGCACGCCGAAGAACCAGCCGGCTGCTGTCGCGTTGCTCCGCAAGGCATCCCGCCAGGGCAGCGCGATCGCGCAGAACCGGCTGGCGTGGGTGCTGATCAACGGCGTGGGCGCACCCGTCGACAAGATCGAGGGCTTCAAATGGCATCTGGTGGCCAAAACGGGCGGCAAGGGGGACCCGGAGCTCGACAAGCAATTGTCCGACCTGCCGGCCGAGGACCGCGCCAAGGCCGAGGCCGCCGCCAAAAAATGGCTCGGGACCCAATGA
- a CDS encoding inositol monophosphatase family protein, whose protein sequence is MLYSATINVMVKAARRAGRSLKRDLGEIEHLQVSLKGPANFVSLADKRAEEILYQDLAKARPGYGFIGEEGGMREGTDKSHTWIVDPLDGTTNFLHGIPQFAISIGLSREGTVIAGVIYNPANDELYIAERGKGAFLNDQRLRVAGRRQLSECVVACGLPHLGRGDHEEFRREMTAIQDRVAGLRRFGAASLDLAFVAAGRLDGYWERNLSPWDIAAGQIMVREAGGTVSDIDTSGDALTTGHVACGNEFVHGELVKILRKAA, encoded by the coding sequence ATGCTGTACTCCGCCACTATCAACGTCATGGTCAAGGCCGCGCGCCGTGCCGGCCGCAGTCTGAAGCGCGATCTCGGCGAGATCGAGCATCTCCAGGTCTCGCTGAAGGGGCCGGCAAATTTCGTCTCGCTCGCCGACAAGCGCGCCGAGGAGATCCTCTATCAGGACCTCGCCAAGGCCCGCCCCGGCTACGGCTTCATCGGCGAGGAAGGCGGCATGCGCGAGGGCACCGACAAGAGCCATACCTGGATCGTCGATCCCTTAGACGGCACCACCAACTTCCTGCACGGCATCCCGCAATTCGCGATCTCGATCGGCCTTTCGCGCGAGGGCACGGTGATCGCGGGCGTGATCTACAATCCCGCCAATGACGAGCTCTACATCGCCGAGCGCGGCAAGGGCGCCTTCCTCAACGACCAGCGCCTGCGGGTGGCCGGGCGCCGCCAGCTCAGCGAATGCGTGGTGGCCTGCGGCCTGCCCCATCTCGGCCGCGGCGACCACGAGGAATTCCGCCGCGAGATGACCGCGATCCAGGACCGCGTTGCGGGCCTGCGCCGCTTCGGCGCCGCCTCGCTCGATCTCGCCTTCGTCGCCGCCGGCCGCCTCGACGGCTACTGGGAGCGCAATCTGTCGCCCTGGGACATCGCGGCCGGGCAGATCATGGTTCGCGAAGCCGGCGGCACGGTGAGCGATATCGACACGTCCGGCGATGCGCTGACCACGGGCCACGTGGCGTGCGGCAACGAGTTCGTGCATGGCGAATTGGTGAAGATTTTGCGGAAGGCGGCGTAA
- a CDS encoding class I fructose-bisphosphate aldolase — MNLTELNRIATAMVAPGKGILAADESSGTIKKRFDAIGVDSTEDNRRDYREMLFRSREAMSQYISGVILYDETIWQDAKDGTPLVRLIEESGAIPGIKVDEGTQALPMCPGETVTVGLDKLADRLKRYYERGARFAKWRAVIDIGSGIPSMTAISVNAHALARYAALCQAAQIVPIVEPEVLMDGDHDIDRCYEVTNRVLNKTFQELRVQRVALEGMVLKPNMAISGKKCAKQASVEEVAEKTLRLLKACVPAAVPGIAFLSGGQSDEEATAHLNAMHQLGPLPWGLTFSYGRALQAAPQKAWSGKAENVAAGQRAFSHRARMNGLASRGEWQSSLEKKAA, encoded by the coding sequence ATGAATCTGACTGAGCTCAACAGGATCGCGACCGCCATGGTGGCGCCCGGCAAGGGTATCCTCGCCGCCGACGAATCCTCCGGCACCATCAAGAAGCGCTTTGACGCGATCGGCGTGGATTCGACCGAAGACAACCGCCGCGACTATCGCGAAATGCTGTTCCGCTCCAGGGAGGCCATGAGCCAGTACATTTCCGGCGTGATCCTCTATGACGAGACGATCTGGCAGGATGCCAAGGACGGCACGCCGCTGGTCAGGCTGATCGAGGAGAGCGGCGCCATTCCCGGCATCAAGGTCGACGAAGGCACGCAAGCCCTGCCGATGTGCCCGGGTGAAACAGTCACTGTCGGGCTCGACAAGCTCGCCGACCGGCTGAAGAGATATTACGAACGCGGCGCGCGCTTCGCCAAATGGCGCGCGGTGATCGACATCGGCAGCGGGATCCCCTCGATGACCGCGATCAGCGTCAACGCCCATGCGCTGGCGCGCTACGCCGCGCTGTGTCAGGCCGCGCAGATCGTGCCGATCGTCGAGCCGGAAGTGCTGATGGACGGCGATCACGACATCGACCGCTGCTATGAGGTGACGAACCGCGTGCTCAACAAGACGTTTCAGGAATTGCGCGTGCAGCGCGTCGCACTCGAAGGCATGGTGCTCAAGCCCAACATGGCGATCTCAGGCAAGAAATGCGCAAAGCAGGCCTCCGTCGAGGAGGTCGCAGAGAAGACCTTGCGCCTCCTGAAGGCCTGCGTGCCCGCGGCCGTGCCCGGCATCGCCTTCCTCTCCGGCGGCCAGTCGGACGAGGAGGCGACCGCACATCTCAACGCCATGCACCAGCTTGGCCCGCTGCCCTGGGGCCTGACCTTCTCCTACGGCCGCGCGCTGCAGGCCGCGCCGCAGAAGGCCTGGTCCGGCAAGGCCGAGAACGTCGCGGCCGGACAGCGCGCCTTCAGCCATCGCGCGCGGATGAACGGCCTCGCCTCCAGGGGCGAATGGCAAAGCAGCCTGGAAAAGAAGGCAGCCTAG
- a CDS encoding thiamine phosphate synthase, whose amino-acid sequence MSNKPPPPRPAPRLYLATPVVDDPAALVAELPGLLASADVAAVLLRLKESDQRTMISRIKALAPPVQKTGAALLVDGHAELVARGGADGAHLSSLAALEEAAPSLKPDRIAGVGGLATRHDSMSAGEMGADYVLFGEPDKKGQRPSSQAIAERLDWWAELFEPPCVGFAMSLEEAHDFAASGADFVLVGDFIWSDPRGPKAALIEADAAIKKAHATATAQEHG is encoded by the coding sequence TTGTCGAACAAACCGCCTCCGCCGCGCCCGGCGCCGCGTCTCTATCTCGCGACGCCTGTCGTCGATGATCCCGCTGCGCTCGTCGCCGAGCTGCCGGGCCTGCTCGCCTCCGCCGATGTCGCGGCCGTGCTGCTGCGGCTGAAGGAGAGCGACCAGCGCACCATGATCTCGCGCATCAAGGCGCTGGCGCCGCCGGTCCAGAAGACGGGTGCCGCGCTGCTGGTCGACGGCCACGCCGAGCTGGTCGCGCGCGGCGGTGCCGATGGTGCGCACCTCTCGAGCCTTGCCGCGCTGGAAGAGGCGGCGCCGTCCCTCAAGCCGGACCGCATCGCCGGCGTCGGCGGGCTTGCCACGCGTCACGATTCCATGAGTGCGGGCGAGATGGGCGCCGACTACGTGCTGTTCGGCGAGCCCGATAAGAAAGGCCAACGACCTTCGTCTCAGGCGATTGCCGAGCGGCTGGACTGGTGGGCCGAGCTGTTCGAGCCGCCCTGCGTCGGCTTTGCCATGTCGCTGGAAGAAGCCCACGACTTCGCCGCCAGCGGCGCCGATTTCGTGCTGGTCGGCGACTTCATCTGGTCCGATCCGCGCGGGCCCAAGGCCGCATTGATCGAGGCGGACGCTGCGATCAAGAAGGCCCATGCGACGGCGACGGCTCAGGAGCACGGCTAG
- a CDS encoding efflux RND transporter periplasmic adaptor subunit, with protein sequence MLALHARSACMAIMLAVAAPLLAGCDESSSAIAEAQPPEPDVSVVTVRPQPRAIVRELPGRIAPTRVSDVRPRVSGIVVERLFHQGSEVKAGDPLYRIDPRPFEVEVAANEAALAKAEAALMQAKQQAHRIATLTSQRAAPEAENEKAIAAERQAHAEVEGRKADLARAKLNLDYATVRAPIDGVVGAALVSEGALAVQNETNLATIQQLDPIYADFTQSVNELNQLRRAFASGELERIAPDAAKVRLVLDDNTVYPLNGKLLFSDAKVDANTGQVTLRGEFPNLHRELLPGMYVRVRIEQGIDSDAIAVPQQAIQRNGGGGSEVFVVKDDHRVAVQPVRTGSVQDGVWFVTDGLKAGDKVVVEGFQKFAAGDKVKPQSWAEAKVIVESQRAQMMQ encoded by the coding sequence ATGCTAGCACTTCATGCGCGATCCGCCTGCATGGCCATAATGCTCGCGGTCGCGGCGCCGCTGCTTGCGGGCTGCGACGAATCAAGTTCTGCAATCGCCGAGGCACAACCGCCTGAACCAGACGTCAGCGTCGTCACCGTGAGGCCGCAGCCCCGTGCCATAGTGCGGGAACTTCCTGGCCGTATCGCGCCGACGCGGGTCTCCGATGTTCGGCCCCGCGTTTCGGGCATCGTGGTCGAGCGCTTGTTCCACCAGGGCAGCGAAGTGAAGGCAGGCGATCCGCTCTACCGCATCGATCCGCGTCCGTTCGAGGTCGAGGTGGCGGCCAACGAGGCTGCGCTTGCAAAGGCGGAAGCTGCGCTAATGCAGGCCAAACAGCAGGCACACCGCATCGCCACGCTGACCAGCCAGCGCGCCGCTCCTGAAGCCGAGAACGAGAAGGCGATCGCGGCCGAGCGCCAGGCTCATGCCGAGGTCGAGGGCCGCAAGGCCGACCTTGCGCGGGCAAAGCTCAATCTCGACTACGCCACCGTGCGGGCGCCGATCGACGGGGTCGTCGGCGCCGCATTGGTCAGCGAGGGTGCGCTTGCGGTGCAGAACGAGACCAATCTCGCGACCATTCAGCAGCTCGATCCGATCTACGCCGACTTCACCCAGTCGGTGAATGAACTCAATCAGCTCCGCCGCGCCTTCGCGAGCGGCGAGCTCGAGCGCATCGCGCCCGATGCCGCCAAGGTGCGCCTCGTGCTCGACGACAACACGGTTTACCCGCTGAACGGCAAGCTCCTGTTCTCCGATGCCAAGGTCGATGCCAATACCGGGCAAGTGACACTGCGCGGCGAATTTCCCAATTTGCACCGCGAACTGCTGCCCGGCATGTATGTCCGCGTACGGATCGAGCAGGGCATCGACAGCGACGCCATCGCGGTGCCGCAGCAGGCGATTCAGCGCAATGGTGGCGGCGGCAGCGAAGTCTTCGTCGTCAAGGACGATCACCGCGTCGCAGTGCAGCCGGTGCGTACCGGCTCGGTGCAGGATGGCGTCTGGTTCGTCACGGACGGCCTGAAGGCCGGTGACAAGGTCGTCGTCGAAGGCTTCCAGAAGTTCGCGGCCGGCGACAAGGTCAAGCCGCAATCCTGGGCCGAGGCCAAGGTCATCGTGGAAAGTCAACGCGCGCAGATGATGCAGTAA